A genomic region of Saimiri boliviensis isolate mSaiBol1 chromosome 20, mSaiBol1.pri, whole genome shotgun sequence contains the following coding sequences:
- the SPACDR gene encoding sperm acrosome developmental regulator isoform X2, with product MSGGKKKSSFQITSVTTDYEGPGSPAASDPPAPPPPTGPPPRLPNGEPSPDPGGKGTPRNGSPPPGAPSSRFRVVKLPHGLGEPYRRGRWTCVDVYERDLEPHSFGRLLEGIRGTSGGAGGRSLDSRLELASLGLGTPTPQSGLSQGPTSWLRPPPTSPGPQARSFTGGLGQLVVPGKAKAETPPLSASPPQQRPPEPGTGESGGTSRAAMPLPSLRVEAEAGGSGTRTPPLSRKKAVDVRLRMELGAPEEMGQVLPLDSRPSSPALYFASDVSLAHKSPDPFGAVAAQKFSLAHSMLAISGHLDSDDDSGSGSLVGIDNKIEQAMGLALLPRVQRHNHSPLQPPSPWLK from the exons ATGAGTGGGGGCAAGAAGAAGAGTAGTTTCCAAATCACCAGCGTGACCACGGACTACGAGGGCCCGGGGAGCCCAGCGGCTTCGGACCCCCCTGCCCCACCGCCCCCCACCGGGCCTCCGCCCCGCCTGCCAAATGGGGAGCCCAGCCCTGATCCGGGGGGCAAGGGGACCCCCCGTAATGGCTCTCCACCACCTGGGGCCCCCTCCTCCCGTTTCCGGGTGGTGAAGCTGCCCCACGGCCTGGGAGAGCCTTATCGCCGAGGTCGCTGGACTTGTGTGGATGTTTATGAGCGAGACCTGGAGCCCCACAGCTTTGGCCGCCTCCTGGAGGGAATTCGAGGGACCTCAGGGGGTGCAGGGGGCAGATCTTTGGATTCCAGGTTGGAGCTGGCCAGCCTAGGCCTGGGCACCCCCACCCCACAGTCAGGTCTGTCTCAGGGCCCCACCTCCTGGCTCCGTCCACCCCCGACCTCTCCCGGACCTCAGGCCCGCTCCTTCACTGGGGGGCTGGGCCAGCTGGTGGTGCCCGGAAAAGCCAAGGCAGAGACACCCCCACTGTCGGCTTCCCCGCCTCAGCAGCGCCCCCCAGAGCCTGGGACTGGGGAGAGCGGGGGCACCTCTCGGGCTGCCATGCCCCTGCCCTCCCTGAGggtggaagcagaggctgggggCTCCGGGACCAGGACCCCTCCACTGTCTCGGAAGAAAGCTGTAGACGTGCGGCTGCGGATGGAGTTGGGTGCTCCAGAGGAGATGGGGCAG GTGCTCCCACTCGACTCTCGCCCCAGCTCCCCTGCCCTCTATTTCGCCTCGGATGTCAGCCTGGCTCACAAATCTCCAGACCCCTTTGGAGCAGTAGCAGCTCAGAAATTCAGCCTGGCCCACTCCATGTTGGCCATCAGTGGTCACCTAGACAGCGATGATGATAG TGGCTCCGGAAGCCTGGTTGGCATTGACAACAAAATCGAGCAAGCCATG ggtcttgctctgttgcccagagtgcagcggcacaatcacagccccctgcagcctccatctccctggctcaagtga
- the SPACDR gene encoding sperm acrosome developmental regulator isoform X1, whose amino-acid sequence MSGGKKKSSFQITSVTTDYEGPGSPAASDPPAPPPPTGPPPRLPNGEPSPDPGGKGTPRNGSPPPGAPSSRFRVVKLPHGLGEPYRRGRWTCVDVYERDLEPHSFGRLLEGIRGTSGGAGGRSLDSRLELASLGLGTPTPQSGLSQGPTSWLRPPPTSPGPQARSFTGGLGQLVVPGKAKAETPPLSASPPQQRPPEPGTGESGGTSRAAMPLPSLRVEAEAGGSGTRTPPLSRKKAVDVRLRMELGAPEEMGQVLPLDSRPSSPALYFASDVSLAHKSPDPFGAVAAQKFSLAHSMLAISGHLDSDDDSGSGSLVGIDNKIEQAMDLVKSHLMFAVREEVEVLKEQIRDLAERNAALEQENGLLRALASPEQLAQLPSSGVPRLGHPAPNGPSV is encoded by the exons ATGAGTGGGGGCAAGAAGAAGAGTAGTTTCCAAATCACCAGCGTGACCACGGACTACGAGGGCCCGGGGAGCCCAGCGGCTTCGGACCCCCCTGCCCCACCGCCCCCCACCGGGCCTCCGCCCCGCCTGCCAAATGGGGAGCCCAGCCCTGATCCGGGGGGCAAGGGGACCCCCCGTAATGGCTCTCCACCACCTGGGGCCCCCTCCTCCCGTTTCCGGGTGGTGAAGCTGCCCCACGGCCTGGGAGAGCCTTATCGCCGAGGTCGCTGGACTTGTGTGGATGTTTATGAGCGAGACCTGGAGCCCCACAGCTTTGGCCGCCTCCTGGAGGGAATTCGAGGGACCTCAGGGGGTGCAGGGGGCAGATCTTTGGATTCCAGGTTGGAGCTGGCCAGCCTAGGCCTGGGCACCCCCACCCCACAGTCAGGTCTGTCTCAGGGCCCCACCTCCTGGCTCCGTCCACCCCCGACCTCTCCCGGACCTCAGGCCCGCTCCTTCACTGGGGGGCTGGGCCAGCTGGTGGTGCCCGGAAAAGCCAAGGCAGAGACACCCCCACTGTCGGCTTCCCCGCCTCAGCAGCGCCCCCCAGAGCCTGGGACTGGGGAGAGCGGGGGCACCTCTCGGGCTGCCATGCCCCTGCCCTCCCTGAGggtggaagcagaggctgggggCTCCGGGACCAGGACCCCTCCACTGTCTCGGAAGAAAGCTGTAGACGTGCGGCTGCGGATGGAGTTGGGTGCTCCAGAGGAGATGGGGCAG GTGCTCCCACTCGACTCTCGCCCCAGCTCCCCTGCCCTCTATTTCGCCTCGGATGTCAGCCTGGCTCACAAATCTCCAGACCCCTTTGGAGCAGTAGCAGCTCAGAAATTCAGCCTGGCCCACTCCATGTTGGCCATCAGTGGTCACCTAGACAGCGATGATGATAG TGGCTCCGGAAGCCTGGTTGGCATTGACAACAAAATCGAGCAAGCCATG GACTTGGTGAAGTCCCACCTCATGTTTGCGGTccgggaggaggtggaggtgctgAAGGAGCAGATCCGGGACCTGGCGGAGCGGAACGCCGCGCTGGAGCAGGAGAACGGGCTGCTGCGCGCCCTGGCCAGCCCGGAGCAGCTGGCTCAGCTGCCCTCCTCGGGGGTCCCACGACTTGGGCACCCCGCGCCCAATGGGCCCTCCGTCTGA
- the NYAP1 gene encoding neuronal tyrosine-phosphorylated phosphoinositide-3-kinase adapter 1 isoform X2 encodes MNLLYRKTKLEWRQHKEEEAKRSSSKEVAPAGPAGPGAGQGPGVRVRDIASLRRSLRMGFMTMPASQEHTPHPCRSAMAPRSLSCHSVGSMDSVGGGPGGGGGGLTEDSSTRRPPAKPRRHPSTKLSMAGPGSGAETPPSKKAGSQKPTPEGRESSRKIPPQKPRRSPNTQLSVSFDESCPPGPSPRGGNLPLQRLTRGSRVAGDPDVGAQEEPVYIEMVGDVFRGGGRSGGGLAGPPLGGGGPTPPAGADSDSEESEAIYEEMKYPLPEEAGEGRTNGPPPLTATSPPHQPHALPTHAHRRPASALPSRRDGTPTKTTPCEIPPPFPNLLQHRPPLLAFPQAKSASRTPGDGVSRLPVLCHSKEPSGSTPAPQVPARERETPPPPPPPPAANLLLLGPSGRARSHSTPLPPQGSGQPRGERELPNSHSMICPKAAGVPVAPPAPAALLPAPPKDKAVSYTMVYSAVKVTTHSVLPAGPPLGAGEPKTEKEISVLHGMLCTSSRPPVPGKSSPHGGAMGAAAGVLHHRGCLASPHSLPDPTAGSLTPLWTYPATAAGLKRPPAYESLKAGGVLNKGCGMGAPSPMVKIQLQEQGTDGGAFASISCAHVIASAGTPEEEEEEMGAATFGAGWALQRKVLYGGRKAKELDKVEDGARAWNGSAEGPGKVEREDRGPVTSGIPVRSQGAEALLARIHHGGDRGGSRTSLPIPCQTFPACHRNGDFTGGYRLGRSASTSGVRQVSLHTPRPCSQPRDAPSQPHPALPLPLPLPLPPQPARERDGKLLEVIERKRCVCKEIKARHRPDRGLCKQESMPILPSWRRGPEPRKSGTPPCRRQHTVLWDTAI; translated from the exons ATGAACCTCCTCTACCGAAAAACCAAGCTGGAGTGGAGGCAGCACAAGGAAGAGGAGGCCAAGAGGAG ctccagtAAGGAGGTGGCCCCCGCAGGCCCGGCTGGGCCCGGGGCTGGACAGGGGCCTGGGGTCCGAGTGCGGGACATCGCCTCGCTGCGGCGCTCCCTCAGGATGGGGTTCATGACGATGCCTGCCTCCCAGGAGCACACCCCGCACCCCTGCCGCAGCGCCATGGCCCCACGCTCCCTCTCCTGCCACTCAGTGGGCAGCATGGACAGTGTCGGGGGTGGCCCCGGCGGGGGCGGTGGGGGCCTCACAGAGGACAGCAGCACCCGAAGACCCCCTGCCAAGCCCCGGAGACACCCCAGCACCAAACTCAGCATGGCGGGGCCGGGGTCTGGGGCAGAGACGCCCCCCAGCAAGAAAGCAG GCTCACAGAAGCCAACCCCGGAGGGCCGAGAGTCCAGCCGGAAGATTCCTCCGCAGAAACCCAGGCGAAGCCCTAACACCCAGCTCTCTGTCTCCTTCGATGAGTCCTGCCCGCCAGGCCCCTCTCCTCGAGGGGGGAACCTGCCTCTTCAGCGCCTCACTAGGgggtcccgagtagctggggatcCTGATGTGGGTGCCCAGGAAGAGCCTGTGTACATTGAGATGGTGGGGGACGTCTTTAGGGGAGGAGGACGAAGTGGAGGAGGCCTGGCTGGGCCCCCTCTTGGGGGTGGGGGCCCGACCCCTCCAGCAGGCGCTGACTCGGACTCAGAAGAAAGTGAGGCCATCTATGAGGAGATGAAGTACCCGTTGCCGGAAGAGGCCGGGGAGGGCCGGACAAACGGCCCTCCGCCATTGACGGCAACGTCCCCGCCACACCAGCCTCACGCCCTTCCAACCCATGCCCACCGCCGCCCAGCTTCAGCCCTCCCGAGCCGGAGGGACGGGACGCCCACCAAGACCACTCCTTGTGAAATCCCCCCACCCTTCCCCAACCTCCTTCAGCACCGGCCTCCACTCCTGGCCTTCCCCCAAGCCAAGTCTGCTTCCCGAACCCCTGGCGATGGGGTCTCAAGGCTACCTGTCCTCTGCCACTCCAAGGAGCCAAGCGGCTCCACCCCAGCTCCCCAAGTGCCTGCACGGGAGCGGGAGACGCCTCCCCCAccgcctccacctcctgctgCCAACCTGCTGCTGCTGGGACCATCAGGCCGGGCCCGGAGCCACTCAACACCGTTGCCACCCCAGGGCTCTGGCCAACCCCGGGGGGAGCGAGAGCTCCCCAACTCCCACAGCATGATCTGCCCTAAGGCGGCAGGGGTGCCGGTAGCCCCCCCTGCCCCAGCCGCCTTGCTCCCTGCCCCCCCCAAGGACAAGGCCGTGTCTTACACCATGGTGTACTCGGCGGTCAAGGTGACCACACACTCCGTCCTGCCCGCCGGTCCACCCCTGGGTGCTGGGGAGCCAAAGACGGAGAAGGAGATCTCAGTCCTCCATGGGATGCTGTGTACCAGCTCTAGGCCCCCTGTGCCAGGGAAATCCAGCCCCCACGGTGGGGCCATGGGCGCGGCAGCTGGGGTCCTCCACCACCGCGGCTGCCTGGCCTCCCCTCACAGCCTGCCGGACCCAACTGCAGGCTCCCTGACCCCACTGTGGACCTACCCAGCTACAGCagctgggctcaagagaccccCTGCCTATGAGAGCCTCAAGGCTGGGGGGGTGCTGAATAAGGGCTGTGGCATGGGGGCACCATCCCCCATGGTCAAGATCCAGCTGCAGGAGCAAGGGACCGATGGGGGTGCTTTTGCCAGCATCTCCTGTGCCCACGTCATCGCCAGTGCAGGGAcaccagaggaggaagaggaggagatgggCGCCGCGACATTTGGGGCAGGCTGGGCCCTGCAGAGGAAGGTTCTCTatggaggaagaaaagcaaaggagTTGGACA AGGTCGAGGACGGTGCCCGGGCCTGGAATGGCAGTGCTGAGGGTCCAGGCAAGGTAGAGCGTGAGGACAGGGGCCCTGTGACATCGGGGATCCCAGTGAGGAGCCAGGGGGCAGAGGCCCTGCTGGCCAGGATTCACCATGGAGGAGACCGAGGAGGGAGCCGCACCTCGCTGCCCATTCCCTGCCAGACCTTCCCTGCCTGCCACCGCAATGGAG ACTTCACGGGAGGCTACCGCCTGGGACGCTCGGCCTCCACCTCCGGAGTCCGGCAGGTCTCACTCCACACCCCCCGGCCCTGCAGCCAGCCCAGGGATGCCCCGAGCCAG CCCCACCCCGcgctgccgctgccgctgccCCTGCCGCTGCCGCCGCAGCCGGCCCGAGAGCGCGACGGGAAGCTCCTGGAGGTGATCGAGCGCAAGCGCTGCGTGTGCAAGGAGATCAAGGCACGCCACCGCCCGGACCGAGGTCTCTGCAAGCAGGAGAGCATGCCCATCCTCCCCAGCTGGCGTCGAGGGCCCGAGCCCCGCAAATCCGGCACCCCGCCCTGCCGCCGGCAGCACACGGTCCTCTGGGACACCGCCATCTGA
- the NYAP1 gene encoding neuronal tyrosine-phosphorylated phosphoinositide-3-kinase adapter 1 isoform X1, whose product MNLLYRKTKLEWRQHKEEEAKRSSSKEVAPAGPAGPGAGQGPGVRVRDIASLRRSLRMGFMTMPASQEHTPHPCRSAMAPRSLSCHSVGSMDSVGGGPGGGGGGLTEDSSTRRPPAKPRRHPSTKLSMAGPGSGAETPPSKKAGSQKPTPEGRESSRKIPPQKPRRSPNTQLSVSFDESCPPGPSPRGGNLPLQRLTRGSRVAGDPDVGAQEEPVYIEMVGDVFRGGGRSGGGLAGPPLGGGGPTPPAGADSDSEESEAIYEEMKYPLPEEAGEGRTNGPPPLTATSPPHQPHALPTHAHRRPASALPSRRDGTPTKTTPCEIPPPFPNLLQHRPPLLAFPQAKSASRTPGDGVSRLPVLCHSKEPSGSTPAPQVPARERETPPPPPPPPAANLLLLGPSGRARSHSTPLPPQGSGQPRGERELPNSHSMICPKAAGVPVAPPAPAALLPAPPKDKAVSYTMVYSAVKVTTHSVLPAGPPLGAGEPKTEKEISVLHGMLCTSSRPPVPGKSSPHGGAMGAAAGVLHHRGCLASPHSLPDPTAGSLTPLWTYPATAAGLKRPPAYESLKAGGVLNKGCGMGAPSPMVKIQLQEQGTDGGAFASISCAHVIASAGTPEEEEEEMGAATFGAGWALQRKVLYGGRKAKELDTEVEDGARAWNGSAEGPGKVEREDRGPVTSGIPVRSQGAEALLARIHHGGDRGGSRTSLPIPCQTFPACHRNGDFTGGYRLGRSASTSGVRQVSLHTPRPCSQPRDAPSQPHPALPLPLPLPLPPQPARERDGKLLEVIERKRCVCKEIKARHRPDRGLCKQESMPILPSWRRGPEPRKSGTPPCRRQHTVLWDTAI is encoded by the exons ATGAACCTCCTCTACCGAAAAACCAAGCTGGAGTGGAGGCAGCACAAGGAAGAGGAGGCCAAGAGGAG ctccagtAAGGAGGTGGCCCCCGCAGGCCCGGCTGGGCCCGGGGCTGGACAGGGGCCTGGGGTCCGAGTGCGGGACATCGCCTCGCTGCGGCGCTCCCTCAGGATGGGGTTCATGACGATGCCTGCCTCCCAGGAGCACACCCCGCACCCCTGCCGCAGCGCCATGGCCCCACGCTCCCTCTCCTGCCACTCAGTGGGCAGCATGGACAGTGTCGGGGGTGGCCCCGGCGGGGGCGGTGGGGGCCTCACAGAGGACAGCAGCACCCGAAGACCCCCTGCCAAGCCCCGGAGACACCCCAGCACCAAACTCAGCATGGCGGGGCCGGGGTCTGGGGCAGAGACGCCCCCCAGCAAGAAAGCAG GCTCACAGAAGCCAACCCCGGAGGGCCGAGAGTCCAGCCGGAAGATTCCTCCGCAGAAACCCAGGCGAAGCCCTAACACCCAGCTCTCTGTCTCCTTCGATGAGTCCTGCCCGCCAGGCCCCTCTCCTCGAGGGGGGAACCTGCCTCTTCAGCGCCTCACTAGGgggtcccgagtagctggggatcCTGATGTGGGTGCCCAGGAAGAGCCTGTGTACATTGAGATGGTGGGGGACGTCTTTAGGGGAGGAGGACGAAGTGGAGGAGGCCTGGCTGGGCCCCCTCTTGGGGGTGGGGGCCCGACCCCTCCAGCAGGCGCTGACTCGGACTCAGAAGAAAGTGAGGCCATCTATGAGGAGATGAAGTACCCGTTGCCGGAAGAGGCCGGGGAGGGCCGGACAAACGGCCCTCCGCCATTGACGGCAACGTCCCCGCCACACCAGCCTCACGCCCTTCCAACCCATGCCCACCGCCGCCCAGCTTCAGCCCTCCCGAGCCGGAGGGACGGGACGCCCACCAAGACCACTCCTTGTGAAATCCCCCCACCCTTCCCCAACCTCCTTCAGCACCGGCCTCCACTCCTGGCCTTCCCCCAAGCCAAGTCTGCTTCCCGAACCCCTGGCGATGGGGTCTCAAGGCTACCTGTCCTCTGCCACTCCAAGGAGCCAAGCGGCTCCACCCCAGCTCCCCAAGTGCCTGCACGGGAGCGGGAGACGCCTCCCCCAccgcctccacctcctgctgCCAACCTGCTGCTGCTGGGACCATCAGGCCGGGCCCGGAGCCACTCAACACCGTTGCCACCCCAGGGCTCTGGCCAACCCCGGGGGGAGCGAGAGCTCCCCAACTCCCACAGCATGATCTGCCCTAAGGCGGCAGGGGTGCCGGTAGCCCCCCCTGCCCCAGCCGCCTTGCTCCCTGCCCCCCCCAAGGACAAGGCCGTGTCTTACACCATGGTGTACTCGGCGGTCAAGGTGACCACACACTCCGTCCTGCCCGCCGGTCCACCCCTGGGTGCTGGGGAGCCAAAGACGGAGAAGGAGATCTCAGTCCTCCATGGGATGCTGTGTACCAGCTCTAGGCCCCCTGTGCCAGGGAAATCCAGCCCCCACGGTGGGGCCATGGGCGCGGCAGCTGGGGTCCTCCACCACCGCGGCTGCCTGGCCTCCCCTCACAGCCTGCCGGACCCAACTGCAGGCTCCCTGACCCCACTGTGGACCTACCCAGCTACAGCagctgggctcaagagaccccCTGCCTATGAGAGCCTCAAGGCTGGGGGGGTGCTGAATAAGGGCTGTGGCATGGGGGCACCATCCCCCATGGTCAAGATCCAGCTGCAGGAGCAAGGGACCGATGGGGGTGCTTTTGCCAGCATCTCCTGTGCCCACGTCATCGCCAGTGCAGGGAcaccagaggaggaagaggaggagatgggCGCCGCGACATTTGGGGCAGGCTGGGCCCTGCAGAGGAAGGTTCTCTatggaggaagaaaagcaaaggagTTGGACA CAGAGGTCGAGGACGGTGCCCGGGCCTGGAATGGCAGTGCTGAGGGTCCAGGCAAGGTAGAGCGTGAGGACAGGGGCCCTGTGACATCGGGGATCCCAGTGAGGAGCCAGGGGGCAGAGGCCCTGCTGGCCAGGATTCACCATGGAGGAGACCGAGGAGGGAGCCGCACCTCGCTGCCCATTCCCTGCCAGACCTTCCCTGCCTGCCACCGCAATGGAG ACTTCACGGGAGGCTACCGCCTGGGACGCTCGGCCTCCACCTCCGGAGTCCGGCAGGTCTCACTCCACACCCCCCGGCCCTGCAGCCAGCCCAGGGATGCCCCGAGCCAG CCCCACCCCGcgctgccgctgccgctgccCCTGCCGCTGCCGCCGCAGCCGGCCCGAGAGCGCGACGGGAAGCTCCTGGAGGTGATCGAGCGCAAGCGCTGCGTGTGCAAGGAGATCAAGGCACGCCACCGCCCGGACCGAGGTCTCTGCAAGCAGGAGAGCATGCCCATCCTCCCCAGCTGGCGTCGAGGGCCCGAGCCCCGCAAATCCGGCACCCCGCCCTGCCGCCGGCAGCACACGGTCCTCTGGGACACCGCCATCTGA